The window AGAAAATTCTGCTGGTGAAACCCTTGAGTAGGGTGTCATTTAATCATGCACAACATAAGTTCTTTTGTGATAAACTTTTaatataacaattttttttgtttctttgttttcttttaattcaATGCCTTACCAGGCATGATTTGTTTTATTAGATGATATTGTTTTACCATGGGATGTAGACATTGAGTATAGTCCAAAATTAAAGATCTAATATTATGGTTTGGAGAGACACAGAAGATAGATTGACTTGATTGGATCTATTCTATTCTATATTCTTTTTGGATTAATTATTTCATTGAACATGATCATCTTATCTACGCTGTTCTCCTTCTTGAACTGAACATGTTTTTGGATTTTGCATAATTTGTTTAGTTTATTTAACTCAACTTCCCTGAGAAGCCAGTTTAAAATCGTATGATCATACTTAATAACTTCATGACTTAATTATTTCCTATATCagaatttattataaaaaagttATAAGGTTGTTCTgttcttttattgttttcaCGTGGAGATTGAGAAATTGACCTTTTcatattcttccttttttgtttccaGACTTTTTGCAGTTGTGGATGACATTTTCTGCCTGTTTCAAGGCCACATTGAGAACGTTGCTCTTCTTAAGCAACAATATGGCTTGAACAAAACTGCAAATGAGGGGATCATTGTCATTGAAGCTTACAGGACCCTCAGAGATAGAGGCCCTTACCCTCCTGACCAGGTTGTAAGAGATATCCAGGGAAAGTTTGCTTTTATTCTCTATGATAGCTCTTCCAAGGTCACATTTATAGCTTCTGTAAGTAAACCTTTCTGTCCATAATTTTTGTCATCTAATGCTATGGATGTtgcttatttgatttttttcatcaAGTTTAGTCTCCAATATGATTCAGTTTTTTACCTTTGTCTTGTGCAGGATGCTGATGGAAGTGTACCTTTCTTCTGGGGAACAGATGCTGAAGGCCATCTTGTTCTTGCTGATGATGTGGAGACTGTGAAGAAGGGCTGTGGGAAGTCTTTTGCCCCATTCCCCAAAGGTAAGACTTCATGGACATATGCTAAATTTATTGTCAATTAGTAAGTTATTTGACATGCTTAGGCTCTCGTACTTTTTTAAGTAATCTGATTGGACAAAATGGGGGAATAGACTTGGGTAAAGATTAAAGCATGTTTGAAGTGGATTTTGAGACTAGTGTACAATGACATAGCGAAAATCAAGGTGAATTGGAAATTGGATGAAAGTCGAGGTGGAATGGAAACTGGGATGGCATACAGATTTCTATGCATAAATTAGCATATGATATAACTCTTTGCATACATTTCCTTTATTGTTATTCTGTCACAATTATTCCATGTTCTTTTATATGCCAACATTAGTTTAATATTGGGGATCATCTGTCTATTTCCTTATCTTCATGCATGTCTTTTAGCTTCTTCTTTGTTATCCCTAACTATGATTATTTTCTGAATTCAGGAGTATGAGAGTTTTattgctgatttttttttattatttctttcaGGGTGCTTCTTTACATCCTCTGGTGGGTTAAGGAGCTTTGAGCATCCCCTTAATGAGTTGAAGCCTGTGCCAAGGGTGGACAGTTCAGGTCAGGTTTGTGGTGCAACTTTCAGTGTGGATGTAGAGACAAAAAAGGAACCAACTGGAATGAAAAAAGTTGGAAGTGCTGCAAACTGGTCCTCACACTACTGAGCTTAGAAATGTCTCCTGTTTAGCAAGGCTTTTGTTATTAGTGAGCCTCCTGGTTGTATCCATCTTTCTTAGTCTTCAATTCCTAATATCCTATCTCAATGACTTGGCTGAGCTAGTGGATATTCaaactctaaattgttgtcaGCTTTTTTAAAACTAAG is drawn from Theobroma cacao cultivar B97-61/B2 chromosome 4, Criollo_cocoa_genome_V2, whole genome shotgun sequence and contains these coding sequences:
- the LOC18603065 gene encoding stem-specific protein TSJT1; the protein is MLAVFDKSVAKSPDALNAPDHSEAVSALQNGFLANHFGSIHPGSVTVNLGSAGVMAYSLEKQNPLLPRLFAVVDDIFCLFQGHIENVALLKQQYGLNKTANEGIIVIEAYRTLRDRGPYPPDQVVRDIQGKFAFILYDSSSKVTFIASDADGSVPFFWGTDAEGHLVLADDVETVKKGCGKSFAPFPKGCFFTSSGGLRSFEHPLNELKPVPRVDSSGQVCGATFSVDVETKKEPTGMKKVGSAANWSSHY